Genomic segment of Sebastes umbrosus isolate fSebUmb1 chromosome 19, fSebUmb1.pri, whole genome shotgun sequence:
GAGGGAGAGCGAGGTCAGGTGGGCGAGCAGTGACAGGTGTTCCACTGAGGCTCCTCCCACTTCCTGttacacaaaaaataaacagaatatataaaatatatacaaaccaaaaactaaataacaaatataatagaaataataataaataaaaactgaggaaagaaaaacataaaaaattaaACGCATTGGAAAATGGCAGCGTCAAAAGGTTCAGATCCAAACTAACGTATTaataattgtatattatatatacatatatatatatgtatatataatatatgattgTTTGTAATTCTTTATTCCttcataatgttttgtttttgctgctttAGTTAAACAGTGTTATtgaactttaatgttttaaagttgttttgaaGCAGAAATCGTTCAGCTGCTTCCTGAAATTAAATGAATCTGGAGCCCACCGTGTGTCACTTCTTACAGTACGTAGGGGAATATTTTACATATATCATAGTGATTTATTGTGTCCACATGTTTATACGGAAGACCTGGAAGGCcagaaaatagttttttctAGTGATCCATTTCCTAAGTCTGATCTacattattttctctcctgagTTTAAGACTTTAGAACAAGATAATCTGTCAAAGTTACTTCTTTGTCCGTGAAACAGGTACAATATTTTAAGgtaattctttttttcatttgtcttttaGGCAGATTTTCccaagttacttttttttttgcctctcagGGAATACGGATGAAAATTggcatcagctaatggggattcttttaaatacataaataaataaaaaaattaagttgATGAGACTTTAAACTGTCGTCAGTAACGGATTCATCTATAAATTATAGCCCCGCCCCCCTCACCTGAGCCCCACCCCCTCATCTGAGCCCCGCCCTCCTCACCTGAGCCCCACCCCCTCATCTGAGCCCCGCCCCCTCACCTGAGCCCCGcccctcctgtcctccagcagcaggtggTAGAGACTCGCCGTCAGCTTGTTGTCGGTGATGCCCTGACCAAGTCCACGGTTATCATCCTGCTGCAGCCGCCGGTCCAACACCACCTCCAGCTCACCTgcacaggtcagaggtcacaggtcATATACAGtaatgattgttattataaacagacagaaaagttgtcaataaaatgatgaatttagtcaaattaatcaccaaaaaaatttaaaaaatcctgaaaacaTGTGACGTAAAAACGGTGAAACGTTGAGACTCACCTGGTCGGAGTGAAGCGACGGCCTGACTTTGAGCCGACAGCAGAGACACACGAGACGTTGCGTCCTGCAGGAACGACGCCGAGGTCATCGGGTAAAAGTTGGCCTGCAGGGGGAGCTTCGACAGCGTCCGGCGCTGCTGCATCTGCACCAATCAGACAGGCAGGGTGAGCGTGTGACATCATCAAACGGTGTGACATCATCAAACGATGTGACATCATCAAACGATGTGACATCATTAAATGGTGTTACATCATTAGAGGTGTGACATTAAATGGTGTGACATCATTAAATGGTGTTACATCATTAAATGGTGTGACATCATTAAATGGTGTAACATCAGAGGTGAGAGGTGTGACATCATTAAAGGTGTGACATCATCAaactctgtgacatcatcaaatgGTGTGACATCATTACAGGTGAGAGGTGTGACATCATTAAATGGTGTGACATCATTACAGGTGAGAGGTGTGACATCATTAAATGGTGTGACATCATTAGAGGTGtgagaaataaaagaagaagaaaagggaggGAACCTGGAAGCTGTTGAGGTCGGTGTAGAAACGGTTGCCGTTGGCGACGTCGCTGATGAGCCGCATGGCGAGCTCATGGTTGTTTTCTGACCTGATGTCCACCAAGTTGGAAATCTCCAGGGATCTCCCAGCATGCCCTGGGGTGGACGCAGACAATCTTATTGTGAAATGATTCACTcagatgaatgaaatgaaaacagaaagatGAATAAAGCGTTCCGGTCCGGTTACCGTCCAGGTGGTAGAGGCGCACTCTGTGAGTGAAGTGTTGGAAATAGGAAGTGATGTCAGAGAAGACCGGACCTCTGGAGACCCGAACCAGGGGGGGCTCTGAGGACGAGTAGAgctgcggggggggggggaaacattTAGTCCTGGTCTGACTGATCTGGTTCAGACTGGTttgtggttctggttctggtcttACCTGGGCCCCCTCCTCCCCAGGCAGGAACAGGTAGGCTCCGCTCTTGTCCCGGATTTTTCTGGTCCCGTACCACAGAAactggacctggacctgacGGACCAGACCGGACTGCAGACGGAGCTtctacatttcaaaataaaacgtttCAGTCATGTTTTaaagagtaaaaataaataattaatgtcCTTCTTACAATAACAATTAAAATCAGTAATTggattaataataacaacaatataataataataattattataataataataataacatattaattCCATAATTTATGTTACAATTTATctgattaaattaatttaatatatcaTACAATCAAACAAATTGGTACAATTATAATAATTCCATtatttaaacttatttttttatataattgtattttattttattttgtactttagGGGTACATAtacattttggggttttgattaattaataaaactTTCCACTGAAAATATTTGTGGTTTGttataattttatataatttatttattatttttcttaatttaatttacttgaatttgttgtgatttttttcaccCATATTCAGTTAATGAAACATGTTGCTGTTAAATAGACTCTggacagacttttattttgaaaggtctCACCTGCAGCAGGCCGGTCTCTGGGGAGCTCCAGATTTGGATGTGCTTGTTGCTAAGCGACAGGGGGGCGTCGGCCTCAGGTCCTTCTGGGCGGGACACTTGAAAGTGTTCGGTCTGGATGGTCGGCGGGTTGCCGCGGCGATGGAAGGTGTACCGAGCCCGTTGGGCGGAGCCATCGGAGACTTTGGTCACATGATACACGACGAGTGACAGAGGAGGAAGTTCGGCCACGAAGTCGAGCTGGAGGTGAAAACAGAGAACGATAAGAGAACAAAGAatcgataagaagtgaaagtccaTGAAACGTttcattgcaacgtcagcgtccagcagcagagctacgctgccgccattttggactgaaagagacaaCCAGACGCcggtaaaacgtcctcctacaaagagacgtacaaaagtaaaactacattattttattctattgtcatattctactgaaatggcctgtgacGAACAAtaacatattctaaatataataagtgttttcagtccaaaatggcggcagcggctgttgtcaaaaaagcactggagtttcgtctctttgcttctaaactctttggTGAAATATAAAAGTTACTGttgctctgttgtgattggacAATCACTGTTCAGGGGAGGGGCTAACCATTAACCAggaataataaacacattaaaacaagttaaaaattatatatatataaatatataaatatatatatatgaaatataatatatataatatacaatttataataacaaaaaaatttaataattaatcacgcaaaataaaaatgagaaattaaagataaaaaaaacttgaaccTGGAAGGATTGTGTGGACGCCCGACTCGGCTCCGCCCACACCGCAGAGATCTGCGCAGCCATTGGTCGACCAGTTTCTGCGTCGACAACACGAGCGTCCACAGAGTCGACTACGACGCTGATGACGGACGATCGGAGCTGCTCCGTCGGGTTGAAGATCACTAGTGacctgaaacaaaaacaaaaaatacgattttaaattatatttcaataaaataacaatgtttACAGATGTTATTTACACGTCTGGCGCTGCTttgattgataaaaaaaacgaACATGTGTCATTaataaatcaacagaaaataagATAGTAAGCTGGTCTGACTCCGCCTCTGCCCTCtgtaagccccgccccctcaccTGGGCTCATCACTGAGCGTGAGCGGCGTCTTCTGAGGCAGAGCGTCCTGCGCTGACATCACATCATCCTGAAAAACAGATATCACAATATCAACCTCTGAGGCACCATTTATTAAATACCACGGTGACGTGTTAGTcaccatggtgacgtgtttagtgttcggagcgttaagtggaggcagaataactcTCTGAGTTAacgcttgtttttttaacaactgAATAAAATGCTGGTTTCTCTCAACATGTGCCGTCACTCTCTCTCCAGCATCACCTCTGGATCTCTCTAGTTAACtctccttcagtaaagtcagtcacaaagagagacggacaatatcagagaagcgtttcagagacggagagaaagggttgctaatagattagccttctgctaacagcagctaacggctcacgttagctgctgttagcatcaggctaaatattagcatcatttcctctccgtctctgaaacgtttctctgatattgtagctctaGAGCTCCAATCACAGTTACTCATCTCTAATGTCTGTGATCTGGATtcagacaacaacacagaggacatttagatgtggagctttagcccactgctagcgttagcctccagctactgttagcccactgctagcgttagcctccagctaatgttagcccactgctagtgttagcctccagctaatgttagcccactgctagcgttagcctccagctaatgttagcccactgctagcgttagcctccagctaatgttagcccactgctagcgttagcctccagctaatgttagcccactgctagcgttagcctccagctaatgttagcccactgctagcgttagcctccagctaatgttagcccactgctagcgttagcctccagctaatgttagcccactgctagcattagcctccagctaatgttagcccactgctagcgttagcctccagctaatgttagcccactgctagcgttagcctccagtctttccttagtttagcctccagctaacaccgtgatgtcatcatgacgtcatcatGACGTCTATATGTCACGATAAGATACAAATATCAcataaaatatactgtacaggaCAATAGTGAAAGACGTgatggggtcaaaggtcaccatTTGCATGAAGGGTTTTGATTGGTCGTGGTGGTACTGGCTCTTGTCCAATAGCAGCAGCCAGTGGGCGGAGCTCTGCAGCACCTGGTGCAGGTTCAGGATGGAGTGAAACAACCTGcaaaataaaatctgttttaGTTCAAACTAGGAATTTGTTTTCGTTCATTTTCAATTAGAAGActtttgattttctttatttttgaattcaGAAATTGTacttgtttttcattcattttatttcattaattgACTTTATTCAAACTGCAAATGTGAGATTACATTGaatgatttatgatttattagtCTGCTTTTTCCCTGCACTGTAAAAACTATTGACTTTACATGAGAACTAAAGACATCTCACAACTTAACAACATAAATAATGGCTGAGAAACGACACTACGACACAACGTTAATGATACGCTCTTCCAATGGGAGTGATGGGAAATTAATGTTAGAAGCTAATGCTAAATGAATGGGTATGATGGGAAGCTAATGCTAGCTGCTCACACTAAGCGAGGCGGTACCTGTTACCGTTGCCAGCGGCGACGCCGTCCTTCAACGGAGAGCATGGAGGGACAAATGAGACAAAACACATGCTAACGCTAAAGACGCTAAAGAGTTCCAGGTGCTACGATGCTAACACTGATTTGTTATCGGCAAATGTAACGAAGGATacattaaaaaatctgaaatattaaaaaaataatcatgaagGAACACAActgaaaatatctcaacaaaccAAATTTACGATAAACGTTTATAAGGTAACAAGCTCGAATTACCTAAATAAGAGTGGTCAAATTATTacgtgctaacatgctaacatatTCATGTCCTACATATTTTGCCTTCCATTCCCAAAGCTGACTACGCCAACATGCTAACAGGAAGTAGCCACCTGGTGCCGTAGTCGACCACCACGTGGTCGCGGGCTGTGCCGGTGACGGCGTCGTGGTGCTGGAATAGCGCCAGGTTCCGCCTCCCCGTCGTCAGACGCTCGAAGTGTTCGCGCACCGGATAATCTGCCGCCAGACGACCGTCGCCACTGAAACGACGCATTTCAGCCAACGTCAAGCTGAAGAGGATTTCTGTCGCCCTgtcggagagaaagaaagaaaacatttatagaTCAACAGAAAGATTCAGACATTTAGAAATAAACGGAACAAACTGTGCAAATGTGTATTCAGAATCTCTGTGTGGGATCTGATTTGTAATGTACGCATTTATAGATTaatgtacgcatttacagattaatgtacgcatttacagattaATGTATGCATTTACAAATTaatgtacgcatttacagatttgtctacacatttacagattaatgtacgcatttacagattaatgtacgcatttacagattaatgtacgcatttacagattaatgtacgcatttacagattaatgtacgcatttacagattaATGTATGCATATACAGATTaatgtacgcatttacagattaatgtacgcatttacagattaatgtatgtatatacagattaatgtacacatttacatattaatGTACGCATTTACATATTAATGTACGCATTTACGAatttgtctacacatttacatattaatGTACGCATTTACAAatttgtctacacatttacatattaatgtacgcatttacagattattgtacgcatttacagattaacgtacgcatttacagattaATGTACGCATTAACAGATTTGTCTACGCATTTGCAAAACTCAATACACTTGGCAAATCTGAATAccatttttcttttacacatttacaaatcttaAACACAAAGTATGAAATAAAGactgataaatatataaatataaaataaaatacactgtagaaacatgttaTGTACCTGACTCGTGTAAAATAAATGAGACAACGTACCTGAGCGTGGCCTCCAGCGTTCTGTCGAGGCGTTTGTAAAACGGTCTGGAGGTGAAGTATCCGCTCCAGTAATGATCGTCACGGTCTGCGTACGTGAAAAAGTCGCCGCGAAGTGTCGGCAGAGTCGTTCCTGCCGCGCTCAAGCGCCGATGAAGAGCTTCAAAGTAATCTGAGAGAGTCCCGAAACGAGCCTGAAAAAagacaggagaagaagaagaactgaaCTCTACATTTAAAGACTAGtatactagtacagtatgagattGTAATACTAGTACAGTAGGAGGTTGtagtactagtacagtatgagattGTAATACTAGTACAGTAGGAGGTTGtagtactagtacagtatgaggttgtatttcTAGTACAGTATGACGTTGtagtactagtacagtatgacgttgtagtactagtacagtatgaggttgtagTACTAGTACAGTAGGAGGTTGtagtactagtacagtatgagattGTAATACTAGTACAGTAGGAGGTTGtagtactagtacagtatgagattGTAATACTAGTACAGTAGGAGGTTGtagtactagtacagtatgagattGTAATACTAGTACAGTAGGAGGTTGtagtactagtacagtatgaggttgtatttctagtacagtatgaggttgtagtactagtacagtatgaggttgtatttcTAGTACAGTATGACGTTGtagtactagtacagtatgaggttgtatttcTAGTACAGTATGACGTTGtagtactagtacagtatgaggttgtagtactagtacagtatgaggttgtagTACTAGTACAGTAGGAGGTTGTAGTACTAGTACAGTAGGAGGTTGTAGTACTAGTACAGTAGGAGGTtgtagtactactacagtaggAGGTTGTAGTACTAGTACAGTAGGAGGTTGtagtactagtacagtatgacgTTGTAGTACTAGTACAGTAGGAGGTTGTAGTACTAGTACAGTAGGAGGTTGTAGTACTAGTACAGTAGGAGGTtgtagtactactacagtaggAGGTTGTAGTACTAGTACAGTAGGAGGTTGTAGTACTAGTACAGTAGGAGGTTGTAGTACTAGTACAGTAGGAGGTGTTCACCTTGATGTGGAGCTCCGGGTGTTGGTTGAAGTAGTCGAAGAGTTTCTGGTAGTTGCTGAACTGAGCGTCCCACTCGGTGGACTCCACAAATCGAAAGTCGTCGCCGAGCGGAACGAGAAGAACTGGAGAACGAAAGAGACGAGACTTCTGTCGGTACTGATCCAACAGGACGAGAGCTCTGAGAGGACAGACGGGGACAAGAGAAACAAGGAGAAAAGTCAGGAACCTCAAAGTTACAGAAGTCCATTCAGAAATCAGCAGTTTGAAGGAAACACTTCGTGAAACCACTgcaattgtttttattaatatgagcttataatatattattacacggcgttgttgaatactcgattctgattggtcaatcacagcgttctttatagcagaccgtcgctacgtataacagacctttactacgtataacagaccgttgctatgtataacagaccgttgctacgtataacagactgttgctacgtataacagacctttactacatataacagaccattgctacctataacagaccgttgctatgtataacagaccgttgctacgtataacagaccgttgctatgtataacagaccgttgctacgtataacagaccgttgctacgtataacagaccgttgctacctttaacagaccgttgctatgtataacagaccgttgctatgtataacagaccgttgttacgtataacagaccattgctacctttaacagaccgttgctatgtataacagaccgttgctacgtataacagaccgttgctacgtataacagaccgttgctacgtataacagaacgttgctacgtataacagaccgttgctacgtataacagaccgttgctacgtataacagaccgttgctatgtataacagaccgtcgctacttATAACAGACCATCACTacctataacagaccgttgctacgtataacagatcgttgctatggacgcagctctgatgtcggactctggaggaccgtttttgtgtcatatTATTGATtacttcagtaagtagccgtgtaatacgCGGGATAACGTACAgttagcgggtcattgttgtgttcgccctgttggggtttatttcacaaccaTGCCCGGCTCGTTGTACATTCTCCCTTacttataatatatatgatataatataatatattttattaaggtaataaatattgattattgttatttctgGCCCCGCCCCCCTGCTTACCTATCCTCGACATTCTGCTCTGTGATTGGCCGCGGCGGTATCTTCCATGGACAGAAGACCCGCCCCCCCAGGCGGTGGAAATCGAACTGACAGCAGACCGCCGGGTTCGGACCACACGTGTGCGGTACGTCGTAGCTGTAGAACGGCATCATGTGACACGTGATGTCACTGCGGGGGGAGGAGTCTGACATACAGGAAGTGGGCGGAGTTAGAGAAACAAAGCAAAGCTTTCCATATTTTACCCAAAATGTAAATCTAATCTCACAGAAATATCTAAGAAATAATCCTAAAACTAAAGGCTATTTCCTCTCAAAAGAAATTAAaagtttttcatatttttttttttccaaaattttttattaaaccaatttatttttagtcaaatcttaatttttttaaCTAATACGATTTAATAATTTTGACCAATTTTACCTCAATGTTTTTCTATTCAAATTTGATTTCAAATTACAAATTTtgatttaaagtttttttttcatttaatttttttatttttaattccacagagacattttttaataaatcaatttattttttaacaaagaCATGAATGTTAACAATTTTCAAGTTATTATAAcaccatatatttttttacaaattttgaTAATTTGGACCAATTTTACcttaatgtttttctttacttaaaatatttacatttgttttaatgtaatttattcaaattgaaatttgtttaaaattaaaatgtttgtattttattgtttgtgtatAATTTTATATCTCTTGGATTATATTGTATgatcttatttattttgatttattatttgtatattttctcATTCTTCTGTTTTACTttcttttgtttactttttttgcgTAAGCACTTATTAacaattactattattattattcaaattataattaaaaatcctccttcacttttcttttaatattgtttCAATAATTTTTGCTGTTAATTCTTAATTCATTTTATATCttaattttattataaaacatttatatttttctgtctctgttcatTATGCCCATTATACCCACCCCAGCTCTGTCGCCATTGAAACTCGAGCGTCTGTTGCCGGGCGAAGTGCTTCTTGACGGCGTAGTGAACGCGTTGGATGATCATGttgctaagtcccgcccccttcAGCAGGTAGGCCATAGAGGGGGAGTGGCCAAACGGATCCACCGCCCAACCGCTGCTCGGCTTCACACCTGGACAAAGAGATCAAGTTTACAGCGGCGATGCGTTAAACGACGTCGCTACCAGCGAGAGGACATGAAGCGTCGAGGAGGTGACATGAACCCAGGTGTCGCTGGATCCACTGGTGTCCCTCGATCAGCTGATCCAACAGAGCGAAGTAGTGAGAGTTTGCTTCGTCGGCCATCACCCAGCCGCCCGTCACCAGCTCCAGCTGACCCGCCCTCACCaggctgaccaatcacagagcagcaaacacacacaacaagagaagaagaagacacgaCTTCAAACGAGggaaaatcaataaatacattaaataatgacaaacacaacattaaataaGTAACTTTAAATAATAGTAaattaaaactataaaaatgaactaaacatgatgaataaaccacaataatgtaatttaaactAAAATTTAAAAGCAATAATTAAAGCAGCGATGAACGCACAAGTTAGACGTTATTTCCTGCGTGGATTGAGTGGGATAGGAAATAACGTATTGCATACAGGGAGAAAAAATCactcaaaattaaaaatgtccgacttcctgttgggtttagaGCGTGGCCCCAAGAGACTTTTTTCTAAGTCTACGTGCGATACATGTGGCTAAAAAATCTCGTACATCTAGGTGAAACGTACCGCGAGGGCTGCTTCGTTGAAATTTTGTAGGGTGCGCTATCGAGCTCCCTTGCCACACCAAAGCACAGAAACCAATCCGTTAACACATTACAGCACTTCTAATGAGTCGGACAAGTTTCGTTTGTTTTTAAGCAACATTAGCACCTcaaaaacaacttcctgtttcatggcgaacaAAGCATCACCCCGGCAATGGCATCTCACAAAAATTCAAAAGCTTACTCGTCTGGCATCGTGAAGGTCGTACCGATTTTTTgtgagaaatgaaatataaagagaTGAAAGGGACTGAAAATGAAGCTAAACTGAGAAAATCTACATTTTATAAACAGATAAATAGTTGTTTTTTCCACTTCTAGTGTGTTTctacgacggagtatcaggACCACATCcaggacaaaaataaatatgagatTTAGAGagtaaagttgtaatattatgagacgagtacatttattttatatataattataaatttaatattacgactttttttcttgtaaagttatgactattatCGTAATCAGAGATTTGTTTTCTACCTCAGTGTGGCCCTGATATGGTAAAGAATTATGAATGaagatgaaaacattttttaacagtaattttttttaatcaaatcattttttatttgtttattttgcccgttttttcttttgatgttttattataatttatttttatttttcatgttttccagattttgtttttgtttgtggaaTCTTCAGTCAGAGATGTGGGATGAAAAGTAGAAGCTGAAGTTACCGTTTGAccatctctctcttctgctcGTCGATGTCGTCCCACCATTTAGAGAAATAACTGACTTCTGCCCAAATCATCTTCCTCCTGATGAACAGAGAATACGATGCTGTCAGTTACACAAACCTGATACCGCCacgtcccttcagtcttccttCGTCCAACATTActgatccagacatctctacatatctgacAGAATCCCGTCAGGctgagtgttgtctgtaaataaccaactgtttgatctacaggctgagatttagttggagacgacagtctgatgctgctagaACGTTAATGTACGACTGCATTACTGCAGCAGACTCTCACTCAAACTAATAGcgcaaaaatattagtaaaatatcagaaaaa
This window contains:
- the man2a1 gene encoding alpha-mannosidase 2, translating into MKRSRLLAVLVGGVFCVAVMSLYRRLELMQGAELQQRLETPDGQGDDDLSRLKQKIDRLERLLGDNNRLVVELRDSLFHHKASWKTTRGGGGANVSSDSAHSRAAELPGCRLAKEMKGGADGVQLLDVYDLLPFDNTDGGAWKQGFEISYQGNEWDEQPLEILLVPHSHNDPGWLKTFDRYYDDQTKHILNNMLIKLTEDSRRKMIWAEVSYFSKWWDDIDEQKREMVKRLVRAGQLELVTGGWVMADEANSHYFALLDQLIEGHQWIQRHLGVKPSSGWAVDPFGHSPSMAYLLKGAGLSNMIIQRVHYAVKKHFARQQTLEFQWRQSWDSSPRSDITCHMMPFYSYDVPHTCGPNPAVCCQFDFHRLGGRVFCPWKIPPRPITEQNVEDRALVLLDQYRQKSRLFRSPVLLVPLGDDFRFVESTEWDAQFSNYQKLFDYFNQHPELHIKARFGTLSDYFEALHRRLSAAGTTLPTLRGDFFTYADRDDHYWSGYFTSRPFYKRLDRTLEATLRATEILFSLTLAEMRRFSGDGRLAADYPVREHFERLTTGRRNLALFQHHDAVTGTARDHVVVDYGTRLFHSILNLHQVLQSSAHWLLLLDKSQYHHDQSKPFMQMDDVMSAQDALPQKTPLTLSDEPRSLVIFNPTEQLRSSVISVVVDSVDARVVDAETGRPMAAQISAVWAEPSRASTQSFQLDFVAELPPLSLVVYHVTKVSDGSAQRARYTFHRRGNPPTIQTEHFQVSRPEGPEADAPLSLSNKHIQIWSSPETGLLQKLRLQSGLVRQVQVQFLWYGTRKIRDKSGAYLFLPGEEGAQLYSSSEPPLVRVSRGPVFSDITSYFQHFTHRVRLYHLDGHAGRSLEISNLVDIRSENNHELAMRLISDVANGNRFYTDLNSFQMQQRRTLSKLPLQANFYPMTSASFLQDATSRVSLLSAQSQAVASLRPGELEVVLDRRLQQDDNRGLGQGITDNKLTASLYHLLLEDRRGGAQEVGGASVEHLSLLAHLTSLSLCHPPITMVAPSDSVAPKLRPFLPLRLSLPCDVHLLNLRTLEDSKEAGSPSQEVALLLHRKGFDCSSAPEPPLQCTWSAHEEVNLDDLFSPLQLRSVRRSGLTLLRDDDEPEQPAPRVTHLRPMEISAFRVEMD